Proteins found in one Neodiprion lecontei isolate iyNeoLeco1 chromosome 6, iyNeoLeco1.1, whole genome shotgun sequence genomic segment:
- the LOC107222395 gene encoding unconventional myosin-IXa isoform X4, producing the protein MDSNGSGVVQVFVGQWSAEYEALSIKATKQTSSAEIVECIIERLGFVDATHANSYELAEVVSNSVGQVCKERRLGPTECPVALMLLWPKNAAQQEYYRFYLRKKQSDYLWSDSRFPMDPQLLKDYFNRFLYQPRDKEYPDLCQLPDLNEQTLLDNLRARFLAGNIYTYVGSILIALNPFKFYPIYNPKYVKLYQNRRLGPDIPPHIFAIADAAYHCMLKEKRNQCIVISGESGSGKTESTNFLLHHLTALSQKGSHGSGVEQTILSAGPVLEAFGNAKTAHNNNSSRFGKFIQVNYKENGMVHGAVVQKYLLEKSRIVSQGKNERNYHVFYYLLAGASEQERKVLHLGTTDQYNYLNKSGCYGLENIDERHEFSRLKQSMEMVGFTPEKQRRLFAVLSAVLLLGNVEFQPRKSYHHHDEAVAVKNPEVVALISELLRVKQDTLLAALTAKRARASGETLVINYRLPEAIAARDAMAKCLYGALFDWIVLQVNHALLSKKDTLRDHQGNSIGVLDIFGFEDFKMCNSFEQLCINYANEQLQHYFNQHVFQYEQREYRKQGIRWTDIGYSDNSGCLHLIEGKPNGLLCLLDDQCNFPGATNETLLQKFNSVHKDSPFYEAPQRREAAFVVRHYAGTVKYQAANMREKNLDLMRPDGVVGVLKNSSLAFVRELVGADPVAVFRWAILRAFFRAHFAFQEAGRAHRHGRADGNKSSVQNRYRTPNENLISHLVTLSAVNLTINRIAKNKSFRPRERGKKGLKNLQTVKTLAGRTQSYGTGGGPGKARKQPMTVSAQFQQSLHSLMDTLNQANPFFIRCIKSNANKVPNKFDEETVQRQLRYTGMLETVRIRQAGFNVRLAYEEFIQLYRMLLPKGLLSSQSDVRDFLLTLNLNRDNYQLGSTKVFLRESEKIKLDIELHQQIITSITTIQKWFRACLERRKFIRLKNAAVQVQSFWRMVSAQRLAQSIRAREAAVRIQALWKAYKQQKWFKKLRAGVIAFQACVRGNIARKMYYDMKKKRTIVTDILADQELQRRRIENTDVAVKKLNHMGTDYKDSTFADNRDFNRCRDGDETNNEEQFLSQASQVSSEELPSDPPKKAESHEFILPPLRIEDKNKEALVVDSNISYSKRKLTANKRLLTDPSTPLKMVEPLYGEDVTERKGSLESLASLRSFESQVSADSSESHYSQENVVSGNLNNKPVPITRTKRGEPNPSISLNTNLIHINRTSVTNRRTDSTSTGYSDCELDVETPNAVQSAPPMFTSSPVFPSPQVRCPHLSLTHSPNSDIWRRRSDVSTITQSTNVSQYQNINENLLDQAKLERLTEAANYNVKHDSNSRFLRNESATSREQRRLSENTMPNDRLESVTNALTKMDRFGLNKDIKDYVLRRQNSEGDTTGKIDISMHETSMKMPYKTSPLPKEKDTMIKEKSEPDVPVRCARKNRPTREAQCRSMGDSVSESNTNEARNLFLGTIKEGDSNKSSNVWTRKQVSNDPATRSVTDWPVNKHEPIYKVQQPGKRNRANAVPTLELHRRNSDPATKVSGLSVDKSLGADTSPNDLKLPPGLGEMEWKGNQLFLAGHRFRKVARYSKDDVCICCNEKMDAFVTQGFKCADCKQLYHVKCIQNGGVNRIPCLSMNAPDRRKRKLRSAYESNKQPVVPKFSLTGTSAFSDSTDKIISDAKELGLMQDFITKKIYKMEGQEEGKKPSEVDRVFKLALGKFKEDLVITYSVVIQQGVEGNIKYTDLIANFLHVMETVCKQENTREDFPVTMGVNAFRGFMNEFMTLVKNEAPEKQSKSKRKKDKKRKQEEAIHHGNHTFQLTIINIPTACEVCTSFFMWPIERGLVCQNCKLTCHKKCFGKATAECGKEGITSEMNSRKVFGIPLFKLDCGDGKVPLVVDRLITTIELHGLYTEGLYRKSGVSSKVKELKLKMDEGALEDVDFENYQVHVLAAVLKSFFRDMPEPLLTFEYYDDFLHAANLTDPHDRICTLFAILKKLPKPNFDLMERLIVHLARVALHEVDNRMSSSALAIVFAPCILRTNRTLPAQDSLQDVGRQTRCVETIVQEKLRVVRATLDDICTLEYACRTATHRLSSLRSSKIFSPEELGPVTSSTLGRGNSSERGDEEEAILVGHIQEIQKEKALLTSTLPSLTRASSDDDLLLSATDLDDGSLDEIMPPSSGKFVILVGIVEAEIISIYRSKVTKFFHISDGIPRKKIIQRQSSADNAFPTVNVDEDMVMV; encoded by the exons ATGGACAGCAACGGATCAGGAGTAGTGCAAGTATTCGTGGGCCAGTGGAGCGCTGAATACGAAGCACTCTCAATCAAAGCCACGAAACAAACATCATCCGCAGAGATTGTAGAATGTATAATCGAGCGGTTAGGATTTGTCGACGCAACCCACGCTAACAGCTATGAGTTAGCCGAAGTTGTTAGCAATTCTGTAGGGCAGGTGTGCAAAGAGAGAAGACTCGGACCAACGGAGTGTCCAGTAGCCCTGATGTTGTTATGGCCAAAAAATGCAGCTCAGCAGGAATACTATAGGTTTTATTTACGCAAAAAGCAGTCAGACTACTTGTGGTCTGACAGCAGATTTCCCATGGATCCTCAACTCTTGAAGGACTATTTCAATAGATTCTTGTATCAACCTCGAGACAAAGAGTACCCCGATCTTTGCCAACTGCCAGACCTCAACGAACAAACTCTGTTAGACAATTTAAGGGCAAGATTTTTGGCTGGAAACATATACACCTATGTTGGAAGTATCTTGATAGCATTAAATCCATTTAAATTCTATCCCATTTATAATCCAAAGTATGTTAAATTGTACCAAAACCGAAGACTTGGTCCCGACATACCACCGCACATATTTGCAATAGCTGATGCAGCATATCACTGTATGCTCAAAGAAAAGCGGAATCAATGTATCGTTATTAGTGGAGAAAGTGGTTCCGGAAAAACCGAATCAACTAATTTTCTATTGCATCATTTGACTGCTCTCAGTCAAAAAGGATCACATGGTAGCGGAGTGGAACAAACTATTCTGAGTGCTGGGCCAGTTCTGGAAGCTTTTGGCAATGCCAAAACGGCACACAACAACAATAGCAGTCGGTTTGGCAAATTCATTCAAGTCAACTACAAAGAAAATGGAATGGTTCACGG AGCAGTGGTTCAAAAATATCTCCTAGAGAAGTCAAGGATAGTGTCACAaggaaagaatgaaagaaactACCATGTATTCTACTATTTATTGGCTGGAGCCAGTGAACAAGAGAGGAAAGTGCTTCATCTTGGAACTACAGAccaatataattatttgaataaaagcgGGTGTTACGGACTTGAGAATATCGACGAAAGACATGAATTCTCTAGGCTAAAGCAGTCAATGGAAATGGTCGGATTCACTCCTGAGAAGCAGAGACGATTATTTGCTGTTTTGTCTGCAGTTCTATTGCTTG GTAACGTGGAGTTTCAACCCCGAAAGTCATATCATCACCACGACGAAGCTGTTGCAGTTAAGAACCCTGAAGTTGTAGCGCTTATCTCTGAGCTACTCAGGGTAAAACAAGACACGCTACTAGCTGCATTGACTGCCAAGAGAGCAAGAGCGTCAGGTGAAACATTAGTAATCAATTACAGACTTCCAGAAGCAATTGCTGCCAGAGATGCAATGGCTAAGTGTTTGTATGGAGCACTATTTGATTGGATCGTCCTCCAG GTGAACCATGCTCTGTTGTCAAAAAAAGACACATTGAGAGATCACCAAGGAAATAGTATTGGTGTCTTGGACATTTTTGGGTTCGAAGATTTTAAGATGTGCAATAGCTTTGAACAACTGTGTATTAATTACGCGAACGAACAATTGcaacattatttcaatcagCACGTTTTCCAATACGAACAGCGGGAATATAGAAAGCAAGGTATAAGATGGACTGATATTGGGTACAGTGATAACTCAGGCTGTCTGCACCTTATCGAGGGAAAACCTAACGGTCTTCTATGCCTTCTTGACGATCAATGCAA CTTTCCTGGTGCAACGAATGAGACACTACTGCAGAAATTTAATTCGGTACACAAAGATTCACCGTTTTATGAAGCACCTCAGCGTCGTGAGGCAGCATTTGTTGTAAGACATTATGCCGGGACTGTCAAATATCAAGCAGCGAAtatgagagagaaaaatcttgaTTTGATGCGTCCAGATGGGGTTGTGGGTGTTTTAAAGAATTCTTCCCTTGCCTTTGTTCGAGAGCTAGTCGGAGCAGATCCTGTTGCAGTGTTCAGATGGGCGATCCTTAGAGCTTTTTTCCGTGCACACTTTGCATTTCAGGAAGCAGGTCGGGCACATAGACATGGCAGAG CTGACGGGAACAAATCTTCTGTGCAAAATAGGTACAGGACAcccaatgaaaatttgataag CCATCTTGTGACGTTATCGGCTGTCAATCTTACTATTAACCGAATAGC GAAGAACAAATCATTCCGACCACGGGAACGGGGGAAAAAAGGCTTAAAAAATCTCCAAACTGTTAAAACACTTGCTGGGCGGACTCAGAGCTATGGTACAGGAGGTGGTCCTGGAAAAGCAAGAAAACAACCGATGACGGTTTCAGCACAATTTCAGCAAAGCCTGCACAGCTTAATGGACACTTTGAACCAGGCTAATCCCTTCTTTATTCGATGCATTAAAAGTAATGCTAATAAGGTTCCTAACAAGTTTGATGAAGAAACTGTGCAGCGGCAGCTTAGGTACACTGGTATGCTAGAAACTGTACGAATCAGACAAGCTGGATTCAATGTCAGGCTGGCCTATGAAGAGTTCATTCAACTTTATCGGATGCTACTTCCTAAAGGCCTTCTCAGTTCGCAATCGGACGTCAGAGATTTCCTTCTTACTCTAAATTTGAACAGGGATAACTATCAGCTTGGATCCACTAAAGTATTTCTACGGGAatcagaaaaaatcaaattggaTATTGAATTGCATCAGCAAATCATAACTAGCATCACAACCATACAGAAGTGGTTTCGAGCTTGTCTTGAAAGAAGAAAGTTCATTAGACTAAAAAATGCTGCTGTTCAAGTCCAATCGTTTTGGAGAATGGTTAGCGCTCAGAGATTAGCACAAAGTATACGTGCACGTGAAGCAGCAGTTCGCATTCAGGCTTTGTGGAAGGCTTACAAACAGCAGAAGTGGTTTAAAAAGCTTAGAGCCGGTGTAATTGCTTTTCAAGCCTGTGTCAGAGGAAATATTGcaagaaaaatgtattatgacatgaagaaaaaacgaacaatTGTGACTGATATTTTGGCCGACCAGGAATTGCAGCGACGAAGAATTGAGAATACTGATGTTGCAGTTAAGAAATTGAACCACATGGGTACAGACTATAAAGACTCTACATTTGCAGACAATAGAGATTTCAACAGATGTCGCGATGGCGATGA GACGAATAACGAAGagcaatttttatctcaagcATCACAAGTTTCTAGCGAAGAATTACCTTCTGACCCACCAAAGAAGGCAGAATCTCATGAATTTATTCTACCACCTTTAAG GATCGAGGACAAGAATAAAGAGGCTCTGGTTGTTGACTCAAACATTTCCTACTCTAAGCGAAAGTTAACAGCTAACAAACGATTGTTGACTGATCCTTCTACACCCCTGAAAATGGTAGAGCCGTTGTATGGTGAAGATGTAACAGAGCGCAAAGGGAGTCTTGAAAGTTTGGCAAGCTTAAGAAGTTTTGAATCTCAAGTTAGTGCTGATAGCTCTGAGTCTCACTATTCTCAAGAAAATGTTGTCAGTGGTAACTTGAATAACAAGCCTGTTCCGATTACGAGAACAAAGCGAGGCGAACCAAATCCATCGATTTCTCTCAATACGAAtttaatacatataaatagAACATCTGTAACTAATAGAAGAACAGACAGTACATCAACTGGTTATAGTGACTGTGAACTTGACGTCGAAACGCCCAACGCTGTTCAAAGTGCCCCACCAATGTTCACGTCGTCACCAGTGTTTCCATCTCCTCAAGTTAGATGTCCTCATTTAAGTCTGACGCATAGTCCCAACTCTGATATATGGCGAAGACGATCAGATGTATCTACCATTACTCAATCTACCAACGTTTCACAATATcaaaatattaatgaaaacCTTCTGGATCAAGCCAAGCTGGAGCGATTGACGGAAGCCGCAAATTACAACGTCAAGCACGACTCTAATAGCCGTTTTTTGCGAAACGAAAGTGCCACGAGTCGAGAGCAGAGAAGGCTCAGTGAGAATACTATGCCAAATGACCGTTTGGAAAGTGTAACTAATGCATTAACGAAAATGGATCGTTTTGGTTTAAATAAGGATATCAAAGATTATGTCTTACGTCGACAAAACTCTGAAGGAGATACAACTGGGAAAATTGACATATCGATGCACGAAACTTCTATGAAGATGCCATACAAAACTTCTCCGCTCCCCAAAGAAAAAGATACaatgataaaagaaaagtCAGAACCAGATGTTCCTGTCAGATGTGCTCGGAAAAATCGGCCTACAAGAGAGGCCCAGTGTCGATCCATGGGCGATAGTGTATCTGAATCAAATACAAATGAAGCACGAAATCTTTTCCTCGGTACCATAAAAGAGGGGGACTCGAATAAATCGTCCAATGTCTGGACTAGAAAACAGGTTTCTAATGATCCAGCAACGAGATCTGTTACAGACTGGCCAGTAAATAAGCATGAACCGATTTATAAAGTTCAGCAACCCGGAAAACGTAATAGAGCAAACGCTGTACCAACGTTGGAATTGCACAGAAGAAATTCAGATCCTGCTACTAAAGTTTCTGGGCTTAGTGTCGATAAAAGTTTAGGAGCTGATACGAGTCCAAATGACTTGAAACTTCCTCCAGGTTTGGGAGAAATGGAATGGAAAGGTAACCAGCTTTTCCTTGCTGGCCATAGATTCAGAAAAGTAGCCCGATACTCTAAGGATGACGTTTGTATTTGTTGTAACGAAAAAATGGATGCGTTTGTGACGCAGGGATTCAAGTGCGCGGATTGCAAACAACTTTATCACGTCAAGTGTATTCAAAATGGAGGTGTAAATAGAATACCGTGCTTATCTATGAATGCACCAGatagaaggaaaagaaaattacgatcAGCATATGAATCTAATAAACAACCCGTGGTACCAAAATTCAGTTTGACGGGAACTTCGGCATTTTCAGACAGCactgataaaataatttcagatgCCAAGGAACTTGGACTTATGCAAGACTTTATtacaaagaaaatatacaaaatggAAGGCCAGGAAGAGGGTAAAAAGCCAAGCGAAGTGGATCGTGTTTTTAAACTAGCGTTAGGGAAATTCAAAGAGGACTTGGTCATTACCTACAGTGTTGTCATTCAGCAAGGAGTCGAAGGAAACATTAAGTACACAGATCTAATAGCAAATTTTTTGCACGTTATGGAAACAGTTTGTAAACAAGAAAACACTAGAGAGGACTTCCCTGTTACAATGGGTGTGAACGCGTTTCGGGGATTTATGAATGAATTCATGACTCTTGTCAAAAACGAAGCTCCTGAGAAACAAAGCAAGAGCAAACggaaaaaggataaaaaacGGAAGCAAGAAGAAGCAATACATCATGGCAATCACACTTTCCAGTTGACTATAATCAACATCCCAACAGCTTGCGAAGTTTGCACCTCGTTCTTCATGTGGCCAATCGAGAGGGGACTTGTCTGCCAAA atTGTAAATTAACATGTCATAAAAAGTGCTTTGGAAAAGCGACAGCGGAATGTGGAAAAGAAGGAATAACGTCTGAAATGAATTCACGCAAGGTTTTCGGTATTCCACTATTCAAGCTGGATTGCGGGGATGGAAAAGTACCTTTGGTGGTAGATAGATTAATTACAACAATAGAGCTGCATGGTCTTTATACAGAGGGCTTATATAGAAAGAGCGGGGTGAGCTCTAAAGTGAAAGAATTGAAGTTAAAAATGGACGAAGGTGCTTTAGAAGATGTagactttgaaaattatcaagtaCACGTTCTGGCTGCTGTGTTGAAGAGTTTCTTCAGAGATATGCCTGAACCGTTGCTGACTTTCGAATACTATGATGATTTTCTACATGCAGCCAATCTCACAGATCCACATGATAGAATTTGTACCCTTTTTGCAATATTGAAAAAGCTGCCAAAACCTAATTTTGATCTAATGGAACGATTGATCGTCCATTTGGCGAGAGTAGCTCTTCATGAAGTTGATAATAGAATGTCATCATCAGCGCTGGCCATAGTATTTGCACCTTGTATCTTGAGAACAAATCGAACACTACCTGCGCAGGATTCGCTGCAAGATGTCGGTAGGCAGACACGATGCGTCGAGACAATTGTACAAGAGAAGCTACGAGTTGTTAGAGCTACTCTAGATGATATATGTACTCTCGAGTATGCTTGCCGTACTGCTACTCATCGCCTTTCCAGTCTTCGATCTTCGAAGATTTTCAGCCCTGAGGAGCTTGGGCCTGTAACTTCTAGCACTTTGGGACGTGGCAACAGTAGCGAAAGGGGTGATGAGGAAGAGGCAATTCTCGTTGGTCACATTCAAGAAATTCAGAAGGAGAAAGCACTACTCACATCGACTTTGCCAAGTCTAACTAGAGCTTCGTCAGATGACGATCTACTCTTATCTGCTACAGATTTAGATGATGGTTCCCTTGACGAAATCATGCCACCTTCTTCCGGTAAGTTTGTTATCCTTGTAGGAATAGTAGAAGCAGAAATTATATCCATTTATAGGTCGAAagtgacgaaattttttcacatttcagatGGCATCCCACGGAAGAAGATTATCCAAAGACAAAGTTCAGCAGATAATGCCTTTCCCACTGTTAACGTTGACGAAGATATGGTAATGGTATGA